In Triticum urartu cultivar G1812 chromosome 6, Tu2.1, whole genome shotgun sequence, the following proteins share a genomic window:
- the LOC125514300 gene encoding protein KINESIN LIGHT CHAIN-RELATED 2-like, with translation MPGIIVDGVVTEEIQHEVGSSQNKENLTAPTMAPSMQSEALEMHVENSGAGEPSIEQLYNNVCEMESSSEGGGSPSRESFGSDGEESRIDSELRHLVAGEMEAMKVIEEEEEKEKKGSGSVTNVVPTAGNGTPVRPQSSNSSKKKATKSQLESDASIGPNGKASPEEGESEVSKPGSRVGRRRKASAKSQNGTEDAGLDNPDLGPFLLKHARDLIASDNPRRALKYALRATKSFEKCAGGKPSLNLVMSLHVVAAIHCNMGKYEEAVPVLQRSLEIPVTEEGQEHALAKFSGCMQLGDTYGMLGQIALSLQWYAKGLEIQKQTLGEQDPRVGETCRYLAEAHVQALQLDEAQKLCQMALDIHRDNGQPASLEETADRRLMGLICDTKGDHEAALEHLVMASMAMVANGQETEVASVDCSIGDIYLSLGRYDEAVCAYQKALTVFKTSKGENHATVASVFLRLADLYNKTGKLRESKSYCENALKIYQKPIPGTSLEEIATGLTDVSAIYETMNEHDQALKLLQKALKMYNNSAGQQSTIAGIEAQIGVLHYISGNYGDAYDSFKSAITKLRTCGEKKSAFFGIALNQMGLACVQRYSINEAAELFEEARTVLEQEYGPYHADTLGVYSNLAGTYDAMGRLDEAIEILEYVVEMREEKLGTANPDVDDEKRRLAELLKEAGRGRSRKAKSLENLLETNPYTIGKRTTVAA, from the exons ATGCCAGGAATCATAGTGGATGGAGTTGTCACAGAGGAGATTCAGCATGAGGTGGGTTCCTCTCAAAACAAGGAGAATTTGACGGCCCCAACCATGGCGCCAAGCATGCAGAGTGAGGCACTTGAGATGCACGTTGAGAATTCTGGTGCCGGGGAGCCCTCGATTGAGCAGCTCTACAACAACGTGTGTGAGATGGAGAGCTCAAGTGAGGGCGGCGGATCCCCATCACGTGAGAGCTTCGGGTCAGATGGGGAAGAATCAAGGATTGACTCTGAGCTTCGCCACCTTGTTGCTGGGGAGATGGAGGCCATGAAGGTcattgaggaggaggaggagaaggagaagaaggggaGTGGAAGTGTTACCAATGTGGTACCTACTGCTGGGAATGGGACCCCTGTCAGGCCTCAGTCTTCTAATTCATCCAAAAAGAAGGCTACAAAATCACAGCTTGAATCTGATGCTTCTATTGGCCCCAATGGCAAGGCATCCCCCGAGGAAGGCGAGAGTGAGGTCAGCAAGCCCGGAAGCCGTGTTGGCCGTCGCCGGAAAGCTAGTGCTAAATCACAGAATGGAACAGAAGATGCTGGGCTCGATAACCCAGACCTTGGTCCATTTCTTCTTAAGCATGCAAGAGACTTGATTGCCTCTGATAATCCGCGGCGAGCACTGAAATATGCTCTCCGTGCCACCAAATCATTTGAGAAATGTGCAGGTGGAAAGCCAAGCTTGAACTTGGTCATGAGTTTGCATGTTGTGGCTGCAATTCACTGCAACATGGGAAAGTATGAAGAAGCTGTACCTGTCCTACAACGATCCCTCGAGATTCCTGTGACCGAGGAAGGTCAGGAGCACGCTCTTGCCAAGTTTTCTGGCTGCATGCAATTGGGGGACACCTATGGGATGCTAGGTCAGATTGCCCTCTCACTGCAATGGTATGCCAAAGGGCTTGAAATCCAGAAGCAGACATTGGGGGAGCAGGATCCAAGGGTTGGAGAGACTTGCCGGTACTTGGCTGAGGCTCATGTGCAGGCACTACAATTAGATGAAGCACAAAAATTGTGCCAGATGGCTCTTGACATTCACAGGGATAATGGCCAGCCAGCATCACTTGAAGAAACGGCTGATAGGAGGCTAATGGGTCTTATTTGTGACACAAAGGGTGACCATGAAGCTGCATTAGAACATCTAGTGATGGCAAGCATGGCCATGGTCGCCAATGGCCAGGAGACTGAGGTGGCCTCAGTGGATTGCAGCATTGGTGACATTTATCTCTCATTGGGTCGATATGACGAGGCTGTATGTGCTTACCAGAAAGCTCTTACAGTATTCAAGACTAGCAAAGGGGAGAATCATGCCACCGTGGCTTCTGTTTTTCTGCGGCTTGCTGATCTATACAACAAAACAGGGAAGCTAAGGGAATCAAAATCATACTGTGAGAATGCTCTCAAAATTTATCAGAAACCTATTCCAGGCACGTCTCTTGAAGAAATTGCCACTGGTTTAACTGATGTTTCAGCCATATATGAGACCATGAATGAGCATGACCAAGCACTGAAGTTACTCCAGAAGGCCTTGAAGATGTACAATAATTCTGCTGGCCAACAGAGCACGATTGCTGGAATTGAAGCTCAGATTGGTGTCTTGCACTACATCTCTGGGAATTATGGCGATGCATATGACTCCTTCAAGAGTGCGATTACAAAGCTCCGCACATGTGGTGAGAAGAAGTCCGCCTTCTTCGGTATTGCCCTGAACCAGATGGGGCTGGCGTGTGTTCAAAGATACTCCATAAATGAAGCTGCAGAACTCTTCGAGGAAGCTAGAACTGTTCTGGAGCAAGAATACGGGCCATATCATGCAGATACTCTAGGAGTATACAGCAATCTTGCTGGAACTTATGATGCAATGGGAAG ACTGGATGAGGCCATTGAGATCTTGGAATACGTCGTCGAAATGCGCGAAGAGAAGCTAGGTACGGCGAACCCAGACGTCGACGACGAGAAGCGGAGGCTTGCCGAGTTGCTGAAGGAGGCTGGCCGGGGGAGAAGCAGGAAGGCAAAATCCCTGGAAAATCTTCTAGAGACCAACCCATACACCATCGGGAAGAGGACTACAGTTGCAGCGTGA